The segment TTACCTATTTTCAGCAGGCAGGAGGGCTTGAACTTGAGCCTGTCACCCTTGAACTAACCTATGGACTTGAACGTATTGCTATGTTCATCCAGGAAAAAGAATCCGTTTTTGACCTTGAGTGGGTTAATGGGTACACATACGGTGACATCCATAAACAGGATGAGGTGCAATTTTCCACCTATAATTTTACCGTAGCGGATACGGCCATGCTTTTTCAGCTGTTCGATATGTATGAAAAAGAATGCCAAAGGCTCTTAAAAGAGGATCTCATACTGCCTGCTTATGATTATGTCATGAAATGTTCACATACCTTTAATATGCTTGATGCCAGAGGAGTTGTCGGAGTAACACAACGCACCGGTTATATCGGGCGGGTAAGAAACCTTGCCAGACGTTGTGCGGAAGGATATGTCAGCCTGCGCGAGGCGCTGCATTGGCCGCTCTTAAAAGAACATGCCAAATTACAAAAAACCTGACACTAACGGGCCGGAAGTGAAATGCAGGACAAGACTTTAGTCATGCATTCCTGCAGCCATGTAGGGTAGACACCGCCTACCAAAAACGGGAGCTTGATAGCGTATAGGTTTTTCGATTCATATACCGCCCTTAACATACTAAGGGTAGATTCAGTCCACCAAAAAATAAATACCGTAAATGAAAGAAACGTAATTGGCAGGCAGTGCCTGCCCTACATGCTTGAGGAATCGCCATTATGACAAGCAGAGGCACGAATGTGTCAAAATAATTCTCGGAAGATACTCCTTTCCAGTTTGATTACAATTCCGCAGTGCCAGATTCTTTCCGCAAGCCCTTCAGGCACGTAGTAAATATGCCTTTTAATTCACCAGTCAATTGAACTGCCCCGCTTTTATCTCCTCCAGTCAGATATCTTTCCCCCTGCCTTACCACGGAAACAGCTTTTGTCAACAACCTATACTGCCTTCTGGTAAAGACTACCGGTCTCATAGGCCTGTGGACAATATCCAGATCCCCGGTAAGCCTTCTTTGCAAACCTTCAAATCCTTCCCTGTTCTGCGCTGAAAGAGAACAGAGTGGCCGGCCAAGCACAGATTCTATTCTTCCCCTTTCCAATCTGGCAGGCAAATCGCATTTGTTAACCACCGGTATGATCGTGCAGCGGATTGCTTCTTGCGGTAAAGCACCGGAACTTTCTGCCGCCTGCCATGCATACAGAATATCAACAATTCGTTCGTCTTCTTCATCAAAAGGCCGTGAGTTATCAAATACCGCTATTACCTTATTTGCCCGATGAAGCTGTTCCAGGGTCATTTCTATACCCATTGACTCAGGTATATCTTTGGCGTCTCTTATACCGGCTGTGTCAACTACCTCAAAAGGAATGTCTGAGACAGAAACAAATTCACTCACATAGTCCCGTGTGGTTCCGGGTTCGTGATGCACAAGAATCCGGTCTTCTCCAAGGAGAGCGTTGGTGATCGTTGATTTCCCTGCATTGGGTTTGCCCAGGACGATCAGCACCTTTGGGGTAGTTAACGCCATGCCCAGAGAAGCGGTTTCCAGTAAGCCGTCAAGAACAGATGCTAACGTTGAAAAAGCAGAGAACACATCAGCTTTATTCAATGACTGAGCAATCCCTTCAATAATCTGCAAACCTTCCCTCAGGGTCTTTGACAACGCCCCCGCATATTGATCCAGCAATATCCTGACACCCAGTCTTGTTCGTACCTCTATGAGTTCCCGAAGCGCTTCCTGTTGAATAAAATCCATGGTTTTGTTTTCCTGGGATTGCGAGAATAATGAGTTCCACTCAACACCTTCTGCGCCTGAAGACTGCAGGCACTCATACAACCGCATTACCACACGGATGCCACCATGACAATTTACCTCTACGGCATCTTCACCGGTAAAACTATCATCCTGCCTGATAACATGCAAGATAACCTCATCGATCCTTTGCCCCCTGTCGTGGACATATCCGTAATAGAGCTTCTGACTCGCTGCCTGGCGGACATCGGCAATCCCCTTCCCCCGAAACACCTTGTTAGCAACAGCCAGGGCATCAGGACCGGATACCACGATCTTGCCGATACCGCCTTCACCCAACGGTGTTATGACAGATGCTACCGTTTTATTCTTTAGCGTACGGTTACCTTTACTTCTTTTTACTGATATATGACAATTCATAAACAATCAACCCTCAGTCATTAACCGTAGTCCGCAATCAGGGCATTCCTTGGTGCCGTGGCCGACGCAATAACCACAAGCGGGGCATCTTCCCTCCGATTCCCATTCCTGCGAGGTTTTGATCTCAGGGTGTTTTCGGGCATAGAATTCCTCAATGCAATTGTGTGCAGCAGGCGCATCTTCCCTTGCTGTTAAAAGAAGATACCGGCATCCACACTTTCCCGTACTACAACCCGGCGCCAACATGACCTTACAAAAAATACCTTCTCCCGAAAGGAAATCTGACAGCTCCCTGATACCTTCAATCGCATCTTCCCTGACCGCAACCCATTCATCGTGGGAAGTCACCGCCCTGTGTGGTTTCTTGCTGCGCTCTTTCATTTGCTCTTTTTCAGCCTCTTCCGGCAGTATCAGGGGTACATCGCAGTCAGCGCATGTCGCAATATACGCATAATACTCTGACCCGCATTCCGGACAACATTTTATATTTTCAGCAGACATAAATATCCAATAACCTCTTTCTCTTTAAAATATATGATGCCTTTATTTATTATGTATATTACCAATCTTACCAGAATACTTCAATAAGAGAATATCTGGAAAGATATACTGAAATACATCCAGCATAATAGAGTGGTGACCTTCTTGCGGGCACAGGCAGGAACCACAGATTGAAAAACAAAACAGTTAAATCGTTATTCTTTCCCATTCCCCTCAACCTTATTTACAACAAAAACGAATGGTTAATCTTGCAACACCATTAGCATAATAACATAAAAAATCTTGACATTAACATTGCTGGTGCTACAATGTATATTTTCGTAGCACCAACAAGGCTTCTTCTAATATTTAAGATTTTTAGAGAAGGTATACATATGGGACACAAAAAGGCATTCTCGGCATTTATCGTAATAATGTTAACCCTGCTTCTGCCGCTGGAACATGTTTTTGCCCATCTGATGCTGGTGGAAAAAATAGAGGAAGGGGTGTTGTTGGTCAGGTACGATGACGGTTCTGCTTCTGTCGGGACCACGGTGATCCTTTATGATCAGGAAGGAAATATTCTTTCCGAAGGAAATACAGACAGCCAGGGGCTTTACCATTATGATCCCCGGAAACCGGCTTACCGGGCGGTGGCCAACGACACAATGGGACACCGGGCCCATTGGGTAAAGGGAAGGACCAACATCTGGTTGGAAATTCCTATCTGGATGAGGATTCTCCTGGGGGCCTCCATATTGCTTTTCATTGCTTCTTATGCTTACTACCGTAGCGATAAAAAAGTGGCATAATTTCTTGTAGTAGTTTGCGCAGGTGTGGGCGACCGGAAATTCCCCCCCTTAGAAACTTACCGTTGGACAAGAATTGGCTGGACAAAATAACGGTAAACTGATTATGTAATGTGCATAACAACCCCTGATTCCCCCTTTGCTAAGGGGACTCTAAAAATCCCCCTTGGAAAAGGGAGTTGTCATTCGCATACATTTCAAACCGGCTGAACTGTTACAAATTTTTTTTACTTTGATGGTAGCACGAATATTAATATTATAATACTGTTAAAATTTATCACGGGAGGTGATATGAACCAAAACTCAGGTCTGAATAGACTGTTCTGATTTTCACTCATTATTGATTGATAATTTATATACTAACAAAGGAAAGGTGCAAAATGATTACAAAGAGGTTTGTTCTGTCAGTACTTGTTTTCGTGGTGGTTGTTCTTTTGAACTCTTCAGTTTCAGCCCACGAACTCTGGATACAGGCAACAAAAGAAGCCGGCAGGCAGGAGCTTAAGGTGGAGGTCATCTGGGGACATTTCGGTAATTTCCTGGACCGGGCCAGTTACGAGGATTATCAGTTGTATGTCCGGTATCCGGGTGGGAGTGTGAAAGAACTGAAGCTGGAAAGGGCAGGGGTTATAGCCAGGACGTATCTTATTCCGCAGGAAAGAGGCGAATATGTATTTTGGGTACTCAGGAATCCCGGCATATATACCCCCGGGGATGGGATTCCTACTTTAAGCGTTCAGATGGCCAAGTCAGTTTATCATTTTGGAACAGGACCGGGTACTGCCGGAGAGCCTGTGGACATACCACTGGAGATTGTACCTGCCATGAACCTTTCTGGTTTTAAGGTCGGCACGATCAAAGGGATAGTGCTGCTGGACGGGAAGCCTGCCGGAGAAGCTATTATCAGTGCGCATGGCCCTGGTAACCGTGATCTTAAAGGGGAAGCCGGTACCGGTGGTGATTTTGAATTGAACCTGGATATTCCCGGAACCTGGTTGATTAAGGCTAGTATTAAGGTGGAGGAAGATGGAAAACACGGAGATGATAGTTACAGCAGGGTGAGTCGTACCACTACCCTGGTTATCGACACGGAGAATCATGGGACAGTAGCTGTTGCGTCGACAAGGCAGGTAACACCAGGTACCTTTCCGGTAATGATGGCAATATCATTTATTATCGGCCTTATGTTAGGGGGCGCAGGGGCTTTTTTTGTTGCCAGGAAAAGCGCTTAAATTAGGCCTAATTAAATGTTTTACAATTCAAAGAATTATAAACAAAGAATCATAACGCAGCAGGGGTCGGCCGTGTTGTGCAAGAAAAAACTCTGACACCAAATATGAGGACAATATAAGAATGAAAAAATTGAAATACATAGCCAGTATCCTGCTGATGACCGCTATCCTGTTGGTGAGTGGCAACACTGTGCTACTTTCCGACCAAATTCAAAACGAAGAAGTTACCGAACTTCCTGAAATGGTCGTACTGGGTGAAAGAAGTCAGGATGGCCACTTCATAGAACCAACTCCCGTGGCACCTCGCGTCACAGTTACTCCAGCAGAGATTGCGGCTGTTAATGTAGTTAATCCTTCCGATATCTTTAAATACATGTCCAGTGTGAATTTCAGAAAACGGTTCATCGGTGACTCCAATATCCCGGTCGCTATCCGTGCAAACAACGAGCAGATGATTGGCCGGGTGCTGGTATATGTGGACGACCTCCTGATTAGCAACTTCCTTGGCGGACACTCTGCCGGAGCACGACTTTTCATGGTGGCACCGCAGGAAATTGTCGGCGCGGACATCATGTATGGGCCGTATTCCGCTATGTATCCCGGTAACTCCATCGGCGGAGTTATTACAATTCATACGCGAATGCCGGAAACCTTCGAGGTCCATACAAGTAGTGGGTTTTTCGTCCAGGAATTCAAAGATTACGGTACGGACGACACCTTTCTGGGATACAAATTTGACGCCTCTGTCGGAGATAAGCTCGGGAGGTTTGGTTATTTTGTTCATTATCGTCATTTGGAGAATGAGGCCCCACCGCAATCGTTTCGCGCTGTAACAAATCCCCAGGCGGCTCAGCCGGGAGACCCTATCGTTTCCGGTGCCTTTCGCGGGAAACAGACGCGACCGGAGCTGATCGTATTGTTTATGGAAGTATTGGGCCCCGGCAGGTAGTTGATGATCTTGTTAAGGTAAAGCTCAGCTATGATCTTGCTGACAACTGGACAGCTATCGGTATGTTTGGTTACCTGAATAAGCGTGAAGAAGTGGTGGAGCCGGAAACGTATTTACGGGACACAAATGGCAACCCTGTTTATGCCGGTAACGTCGATTTCCAGGGACGTAGGGTTAACGTCTTCTTCCAGGGTGCTGACAAAACATTCCTTGAAGACTTCCATTACGGACTTACGCTAAATGGAAGGATTGGCGATGCCTGGAGGCTGACCACGACCGGGTCGTTCTACGATCTAACCGGTACCCGTCCGCGTTCCGGTAACGTAGATGCTGCTGGCAGCGCTCCGGCAACTGGCATGGTTACCCGTCAGGACGGTACCGGTTGGTTTACCTACGACATCAAAATAGCACACGAATCCGAGGACAGACCGCTCTGGCTGGGCCAGAGAAGTATTTTCGGTTATCATTTCGATAACTACTTCCGTCGGGAAGTTACTCATAATGCAGCGGACTGGCGTCGTGAGATTCTGACTACCATAAATACGATCAGTGCTGGCAAGACTATGACCCATGCGCTATTTCTTGAAAATACATGGCTGTTTGCTGACGATCAATGGGAGCTTACGCTGGGTGGCCGGCAGGAATTCTGGAAGGCCTACGACGGATTTCTGTTGCGTGGTGACAACAGGGGCCGGTTTGATAGCCGTACGGATGAATACTTTTCTCCGAAAGCATCTCTCGCGTGGTTTCCCACTAAAGATTGGGAAGCTCGCTTTTCCACCGGTTTGGCAAAACGATTTCCGATGGTGGATGAGCTGTTTCTGGCAAATTTTGATAATTTTGGCCGATTTGATCCCGATACGTTCGATCCAAACCTCAAACCGGAAAAGTCATTCTCGAGGAATCTCTCGGTAATACGCGGTTTTGAGAAGGGACGCATCATAGCCAGTATCTTTAACGAAGACATTGACGACAGCATCCTCCGGCAACCGAATGCCTTTTCCGGTGTTACGCACTATCAGAATGTTGACAAGGTGCGTAACTGGGGTGGAGAGC is part of the Candidatus Jettenia sp. AMX2 genome and harbors:
- a CDS encoding TonB-dependent receptor codes for the protein MFGYLNKREEVVEPETYLRDTNGNPVYAGNVDFQGRRVNVFFQGADKTFLEDFHYGLTLNGRIGDAWRLTTTGSFYDLTGTRPRSGNVDAAGSAPATGMVTRQDGTGWFTYDIKIAHESEDRPLWLGQRSIFGYHFDNYFRREVTHNAADWRREILTTINTISAGKTMTHALFLENTWLFADDQWELTLGGRQEFWKAYDGFLLRGDNRGRFDSRTDEYFSPKASLAWFPTKDWEARFSTGLAKRFPMVDELFLANFDNFGRFDPDTFDPNLKPEKSFSRNLSVIRGFEKGRIIASIFNEDIDDSILRQPNAFSGVTHYQNVDKVRNWGGELAFESHRLFLEDLSFYANISYVDAKIVRNSGFPETKGNRMPQIPKWRVNSFLTYHVTEQFDWSFGMRYASDMFHQLDNADGGRGGMGFTDSYLVFDTKLAYKIGKGFSASFGVDNLTGETYYISHPYPGRTYLFDLNWKL
- a CDS encoding DUF4198 domain-containing protein, which translates into the protein MITKRFVLSVLVFVVVVLLNSSVSAHELWIQATKEAGRQELKVEVIWGHFGNFLDRASYEDYQLYVRYPGGSVKELKLERAGVIARTYLIPQERGEYVFWVLRNPGIYTPGDGIPTLSVQMAKSVYHFGTGPGTAGEPVDIPLEIVPAMNLSGFKVGTIKGIVLLDGKPAGEAIISAHGPGNRDLKGEAGTGGDFELNLDIPGTWLIKASIKVEEDGKHGDDSYSRVSRTTTLVIDTENHGTVAVASTRQVTPGTFPVMMAISFIIGLMLGGAGAFFVARKSA
- a CDS encoding 50S ribosome-binding GTPase, whose product is MNCHISVKRSKGNRTLKNKTVASVITPLGEGGIGKIVVSGPDALAVANKVFRGKGIADVRQAASQKLYYGYVHDRGQRIDEVILHVIRQDDSFTGEDAVEVNCHGGIRVVMRLYECLQSSGAEGVEWNSLFSQSQENKTMDFIQQEALRELIEVRTRLGVRILLDQYAGALSKTLREGLQIIEGIAQSLNKADVFSAFSTLASVLDGLLETASLGMALTTPKVLIVLGKPNAGKSTITNALLGEDRILVHHEPGTTRDYVSEFVSVSDIPFEVVDTAGIRDAKDIPESMGIEMTLEQLHRANKVIAVFDNSRPFDEEDERIVDILYAWQAAESSGALPQEAIRCTIIPVVNKCDLPARLERGRIESVLGRPLCSLSAQNREGFEGLQRRLTGDLDIVHRPMRPVVFTRRQYRLLTKAVSVVRQGERYLTGGDKSGAVQLTGELKGIFTTCLKGLRKESGTAEL
- the glyQ gene encoding glycine--tRNA ligase subunit alpha; amino-acid sequence: MTFQEIILKLQNYWAEYGCLIWQPYDTEKGAGTFNPATFLRVLGPEPWKCAYVEPSRRPTDGRYGENPNRLQHYYQFQVIIKPAPDNAQDIYLDSLKALEIDLVEHDVRFVEDDWESPTLGATGLGWEVWLDGMEVTQFTYFQQAGGLELEPVTLELTYGLERIAMFIQEKESVFDLEWVNGYTYGDIHKQDEVQFSTYNFTVADTAMLFQLFDMYEKECQRLLKEDLILPAYDYVMKCSHTFNMLDARGVVGVTQRTGYIGRVRNLARRCAEGYVSLREALHWPLLKEHAKLQKT
- a CDS encoding TonB-dependent receptor plug domain-containing protein: MLLSDQIQNEEVTELPEMVVLGERSQDGHFIEPTPVAPRVTVTPAEIAAVNVVNPSDIFKYMSSVNFRKRFIGDSNIPVAIRANNEQMIGRVLVYVDDLLISNFLGGHSAGARLFMVAPQEIVGADIMYGPYSAMYPGNSIGGVITIHTRMPETFEVHTSSGFFVQEFKDYGTDDTFLGYKFDASVGDKLGRFGYFVHYRHLENEAPPQSFRAVTNPQAAQPGDPIVSGAFRGKQTRPELIVLFMEVLGPGR